A window of Maniola jurtina chromosome W, ilManJurt1.1, whole genome shotgun sequence contains these coding sequences:
- the LOC123879780 gene encoding uncharacterized protein LOC123879780 → MTNKTKTKLTSEEEKSERGREEDRRDGSRTRSPLFRAPSGLASESDSEGSRTSSRTGAASRGRSSARGRSTGIAKARAELREAKEEAREVQFNQYLRDRVYRKETPAVVSDPEEVPQVHVDDPSKLSADELRALGDHNVANIIQVATKSGNLKGTWVKRLKDAANKLQEVVDTLAARTVAEETRRLRTDNDRLRSEVETLKNELKAHRREFSDMRASMAAAAKGTPAPSLSGDLIEELKASIVSSVGLILDARFAGIEERLLPERVHRPPLSSDRKRSRVSASQPAASSVAAPNEPETRDTMTDPSPAGTTESAAGPSHSQPTANDWATVVKRRGKRKKVPAPVASTATPAANSAKPAKPRLASPKTAAVVITLQPEAAERGVTYSQVLERAEQSVDLQEFGIAEGMRISRAATGARLLELPRNQTQEQAELLASRLRTALDGIASVVRPSQSATLRVTGLDDSVTKEKVASAVARVGNCAAQSIRVGEVQTGPRGMGWVTVHCPVEAAKVLSDAGKLRVGWSSAEVRVLERRPLRCYKCLGIGHTRPVCPSTVDRGNLCFRCGCDGHKSLACSREIRCAVCADAGLPANHIMGGKNCSPPHTKGGPVPGNQTTVNAGRDQTQEGSDMIS, encoded by the coding sequence AtgactaataaaacaaaaacaaaacttacgtCGGAGGAAGAGAAAAGTGAGAGAGGTAGAGAGGAGGATAGGAGGGATGGCTCGCGGACTCGGAGCCCGCTTTTTCGAGCCCCGAGTGGCTTGGCATCAGAGTCGGATTCAGAAGGCTCCAGGACATCATCCAGGACTGGTGCTGCAAGTCGCGGTAGATCGTCAGCCAGAGGTCGTAGCACTGGCATTGCTAAAGCCAGAGCCGAATTGAGAGAGGCCAAAGAGGAAGCGCGAGAGGTACAGTTCAACCAATATCTGAGGGATCGCGTGTACCGCAAGGAGACGCCTGCGGTAGTATCGGACCCCGAAGAGGTACCTCAGGTCCATGTAGACGACCCAAGCAAACTCAGTGCTGACGAGTTGCGGGCCCTCGGCGACCACAATGTGGCGAATATAATCCAGGTCGCTACCAAGTCGGGGAACCTTAAAGGAACCTGGGTGAAGCGCCTGAAAGACGCGGCCAACAAGCTTCAAGAGGTTGTGGACACCCTGGCCGCCAGAACCGTTGCAGAGGAGACCCGCCGGCTGAGAACCGATAACGATCGCTTACGTAGTGAGGTTGAGACTCTCAAAAACGAGCTGAAGGCTCATCGGCGGGAATTCAGTGACATGAGGGCCTCTATGGCTGCCGCTGCAAAGGGCACTCCCGCGCCCAGTCTAAGCGGTGACCTTATCGAGGAATTGAAGGCCTCCATTGTTTCCTCGGTGGGCCTCATTTTAGACGCTCGGTTTGCGGGAATTGAGGAGCGACTTCTGCCCGAAAGGGTGCATCGCCCGCCGTTGTCATCGGACCGGAAACGATCAAGGGTGTCGGCATCTCAGCCGGCCGCTTCCTCTGTGGCAGCCCCGAATGAACCAGAAACCCGGGACACCATGACTGACCCATCTCCTGCTGGAACCACGGAGTCTGCTGCGGGTCCGAGCCACTCTCAGCCGACTGCCAATGACTGGGCCACAGTTGTAAAGAGAAGGGGGAAGAGAAAGAAAGTCCCTGCCCCCGTAGCCTCGACAGCCACTCCCGCGGCTAATTCTGCCAAGCCTGCTAAGCCAAGGCTGGCCTCCCCAAAGACCGCTGCGGTTGTTATTACCTTGCAGCCGGAGGCAGCGGAGAGGGGTGTTACCTATTCCCAAGTCTTGGAGCGGGCCGAGCAGAGTGTTGATCTGCAGGAGTTTGGCATTGCTGAGGGCATGAGGATAAGCCGAGCTGCAACTGGCGCCAGGTTGCTGGAACTTCCCAGAAACCAGACACAAGAGCAGGCCGAATTGTTGGCAAGTAGACTTCGGACGGCTCTGGACGGTATTGCAAGCGTCGTTCGTCCTTCCCAATCCGCGACCCTTAGGGTTACCGGACTCGACGATTCAGTCACGAAGGAAAAGGTGGCCTCCGCTGTGGCGCGAGTGGGGAATTGCGCTGCTCAATCAATAAGAGTCGGGGAAGTACAGACTGGTCCCAGGGGGATGGGATGGGTAACCGTGCATTGTCCCGTTGAGGCGGCCAAAGTGTTGTCTGATGCCGGCAAACTCCGTGTTGGCTGGAGCTCCGCTGAGGTTCGCGTGCTCGAGCGACGCCCCCTGCGCTGCTACAAatgtcttggtattgggcataCAAGGCCGGTCTGCCCTTCCACGGTGGACCGGGGGAATCTGTGCTTCCGGTGCGGATGTGACGGCCACAAATCTCTGGCTTGCTCGAGAGAGATACGTTGTGCGGTGTGCGCGGATGCAGGGCTGCCTGCAAACCACATAATGGGAGGAAAGAACTGTAGTCCTCCCCACACAAAGGGTGGGCCAGTTCCAGGAAATCAGACCACTGTCAACGCTGGACGTGACCAAACACAGGAGGGATCTGATATGATATCATGA